A genome region from Yoonia vestfoldensis includes the following:
- the dapE gene encoding succinyl-diaminopimelate desuccinylase has protein sequence MIDPVALTADLVRCPSVTPVEGGALVLLEKLLTEGGFTCTRVDRGDVSNLFARWGRQGANRTFGFNGHTDVVPLGDAAAWTVPPFGAVIKDGYLYGRGSTDMKSGVAAFAAAALDFVADTPPDGAIILAITGDEEGDARDGTTALLDWMAANNETMSVCLVGEPTCPDVMGEAMKIGRRGSLNATFTVTGVQGHSAYPHRAKNPLPAIARLVDILASHPLDQGTAHFDPSTLAVVTIDTGNAATNVIPAQTWAGVNIRFNDLHSGASLTDWMQGIADQVAADFGVRIAMQVKVSGESFITPPGALSDLVGRAVKAETGRDPVLSTSGGTSDARFVQHHCPVVEFGLVGQTMHQVDERVAVDQILQLKAIYSRILRDYFAT, from the coding sequence ATGATTGATCCCGTCGCCCTGACCGCCGATCTGGTCCGCTGCCCATCCGTCACGCCCGTCGAAGGCGGCGCGCTGGTCTTGCTCGAAAAGCTGCTGACCGAGGGCGGCTTTACCTGCACCCGCGTTGATCGGGGCGATGTGTCCAACCTTTTCGCGCGTTGGGGGCGGCAGGGCGCGAACCGGACCTTTGGCTTCAACGGCCATACCGATGTCGTGCCTTTGGGGGACGCGGCCGCATGGACGGTGCCGCCTTTCGGCGCGGTCATCAAGGACGGCTATCTTTACGGGCGCGGGTCCACCGATATGAAATCGGGCGTCGCGGCCTTTGCCGCCGCAGCACTGGATTTCGTGGCCGACACGCCCCCCGATGGCGCAATCATTCTGGCGATCACCGGGGACGAGGAAGGCGACGCGCGCGATGGCACCACCGCCCTGCTGGACTGGATGGCCGCCAATAACGAAACCATGTCGGTCTGTCTGGTGGGCGAGCCGACCTGCCCCGATGTCATGGGCGAGGCGATGAAGATCGGGCGGCGCGGGTCGCTGAACGCCACCTTTACCGTGACCGGTGTGCAGGGCCATTCTGCCTATCCGCATCGCGCGAAAAATCCGCTGCCGGCGATCGCGCGGCTGGTAGATATTCTGGCCAGCCACCCGCTGGACCAAGGCACCGCGCATTTTGATCCCTCGACCCTTGCGGTGGTGACAATCGACACCGGCAATGCAGCGACCAATGTGATCCCCGCGCAGACGTGGGCGGGGGTGAATATCCGGTTCAACGACTTGCATAGCGGGGCCAGCCTGACGGACTGGATGCAGGGCATCGCCGATCAGGTCGCCGCCGATTTCGGCGTGCGGATCGCGATGCAGGTCAAAGTCTCGGGCGAAAGCTTTATCACACCGCCCGGCGCGCTGTCCGATCTGGTGGGCCGCGCGGTCAAGGCCGAAACCGGCCGCGATCCGGTGCTGTCGACCTCGGGCGGGACGTCGGATGCGCGGTTTGTCCAGCATCATTGCCCTGTCGTGGAATTCGGGCTGGTGGGTCAGACGATGCATCAGGTCGATGAACGGGTGGCGGTGGACCAGATCCTGCAGCTCAAGGCGATCTACAGCCGCATCCTGCGTGATTACTTTGCAACCTGA
- a CDS encoding DUF1244 domain-containing protein gives MDDQTRIELEAAAFRRLRQHLQNDRVDVQNIDMMNLAGFCRNCLSRWYQEAANARGIAMTKDEGREIFYGMPYDDWRAQYQTEASPAAQQAFKKSHD, from the coding sequence ATGGACGACCAGACACGGATCGAACTGGAGGCCGCCGCCTTTCGCCGCCTGCGCCAGCATCTGCAAAACGACCGCGTGGACGTGCAGAATATCGACATGATGAACCTTGCCGGTTTCTGCCGGAACTGCCTGTCGCGCTGGTATCAAGAAGCCGCGAACGCGCGCGGCATTGCCATGACCAAGGATGAAGGCCGCGAAATTTTCTATGGCATGCCCTATGACGACTGGCGCGCCCAGTACCAGACAGAGGCCAGCCCCGCCGCGCAACAAGCGTTCAAGAAATCCCATGATTGA